From the Streptomonospora nanhaiensis genome, the window GAGCGCACCCGGGGCCCGGGCGTGCCGGAGGCCGAGGGCGAACCCGACGCCGCCGGCCGCTCGGCGCCGCCGCCGTCCGCGGCGCAGCCCGCGAGCGCGGCGGCCAGGGCCAGCGCCGCGCCCGCCGCCGCGGCGCGCCGCCTCCGGTGGCCGGCGGGGTCGAAGGTGGTGTGGGGCATGGGACTCCTGTTCCATCCGTTGGCGGGCCGCGGCGGCGCCGCGGCCCGGGAGAGGGCCGTGCGGGGAGGCGGCGCGCGGGCGGCGGGGCCACCGCACCTCCCCCCGGCCTCAGACCGTGAAGGGCTCCAGGTGGCGGGGGTCGAGCACCCGGCCCCGGTCGCCCACCAGGGTGCGCAGCTCCGACACGACGGCGCGGTTGGCGGTGTCGTGGACGCCGGGGTCGTCCAGCGGCGTCACCAGGTCGTCGTTGTGGGTGGGGATGACGGTCGCGGGCCCAGTCCAGCGTCTTCAGGGCCCGCTCGAAGTAGTCGTGGACGGCGGCGTTGCCGCTGGCGCCGAGCACCAGCACGTCGGGCGCGGTGTGCGCGACCTCCCGCGCGTCGAAGTTGGCGGTGCCGCTGAGGAACATGACGCTCAGCCGCCCCGTCACGGTCACCTGGTAGGCGAGCGAGCCGCCCTCCACCAGTTCGCCCAGCGTGGCGGGCTTGGGCGGGACCGAGGTGAGGGTGCCCGCTGGGGAGAACCCGTAGCCGCCCAGTTGGCTGTGCAGGCTGCGGAACACCTCGACGGTGTAGGCGGGACGCGGGTGGTCCGCGCTCCGCAGGGGGTAGCGCAGGTGCTCGCCGCCGGTCACGAGCACCAGGTCGCCCTCGCGCTCGGCGGGCACGCCCATGGCCCGGATCAGGTTGAGGTGGGTCTCGTTGCCGAACACCCGGATCCGCTGGTCCCGCCACCGGGGGTGGTTCAGCAGCGCGGCGACGTCGCCGATGTGGTCCCAGTGCCCGTGGGTGACCAGGATGAACTCCGGTGCCTCGGGCAGGTGCTCCTCCAGCACCCAGTCGATGATCCGGGAATCGGTCGCGATGGGTTTGCCGGGGTCCATCCGCGACCCGCCGCTGCGGTACTCCTGCCGCGACAGGTAGGGGTCGACGAGGATGCGGTGGCCGTCGAACGCCATCTCCCATCCGGCGATGCCCAGCCACCGCAGCCGCACCCCGTGGTCGCCGCCGGAGGTGTCGGCCCGCGCCGGGGCGGCGGCCGCGGCCCCCATCGCGTGGGCGGCCAGCCCGGCCGCGCCCGCCGCTACGGTGCCGCGGAGCAGGCCGCGGCGGCTGATGCCCGGCCGCTGGGCCGCGTCCCCGTCGTGTGGTGTCGCGCACGCATGGCACATGGTCGATTCCGTCCTCACCGTGTCGGTTGGCTGGTGGCGCGCACGGCGGCCGGATACCGGGGGAGCCGCCGGAGCCGGGCGGGGCGGAGGGCGGCCGCGCACGTCCGGCGTGCCGGGGGCGCGTGCCCGGCAGCGCGAGTGCCCCGAACAGCAACAAACGAACCAGTTCGTTCGGTAGGGGGCTGGCAGACTGGGAGGTCATGCCACGAAGTGCCGCCGAAACCAAGAAGCGCATCCTCGCCGCCGCCGTCGCGGAGTTCTCCCGCCACGGCATCGACGGCGCGCGCATCGACCGCATCGCCGACACCGCCCAGGCCAACAAGCGCGCCATCTACGAGTACTTCGGCGACAAGGCGGCCCTGTTCGGGATCGTGCTGGCCGACCAGCTCGACCGGCTGGCGGCGGCGGTGGAGCTGCGGCCCGACGCCATCGGCGAGTTCGTCGGCGAGCTGTTCGACTACTGCGCGGACCATCCCGAACTCGTCCGCCTGGTGCAGTGGGAGGCCCTGTCCCTCAAGCC encodes:
- a CDS encoding TetR family transcriptional regulator, which encodes MPRSAAETKKRILAAAVAEFSRHGIDGARIDRIADTAQANKRAIYEYFGDKAALFGIVLADQLDRLAAAVELRPDAIGEFVGELFDYCADHPELVRLVQWEALSLKPREAPRHAERSASYQAKIAALAQAQRDGHLDSALDPRRVLLLLIGMAEWTLYAPQLGDMILGADPDTPHNRAEHRAFLVAVAQRLLRPGT